TGCGCCAGTCAGCGACTGGGGGCGCGTCGCCCAACGAACACACATCACCGGGCGCGGCATGGTGCGATGGCAAGACGTTGAGAAGTCCGCTTGCCGCGCTCCGGTGCATGTCGTTGTTAGGCGTATCCGTCAGCGCTCGAAGTTCTCCTCATATATCTCTCTGAGCCAGTCGTGAAATCCCCACCCTATCTCAGAGGTGGCATCTACCATCCTCCGACAACGCCTCTCGTATAACTCTTCTAGCTCATTCTCCACTATCAATTTCACTGCCCACTTGTACATATTCCCTAAACTCTCATAGAACCGCTCGTTCATATCCCCGTATGTGTTTGTACACTCGATGCCTACCTCCACGTAGTACAGCATTAAATCCGCTAGCGACGTTTTGCTACGGCTGACGCGCCGGTATTCCGCGACCGCCTTTCTCGCAACCGATAGCC
The window above is part of the Blastocatellia bacterium genome. Proteins encoded here:
- a CDS encoding DUF6155 family protein — encoded protein: MAKKGLSIGALKRYLKVRSREELVHDIVDLFTRLDVVRDYYHTRLTPEDDAVVIDKYKAIIKNEFLPARGLGEMRLSVARKAVAEYRRVSRSKTSLADLMLYYVEVGIECTNTYGDMNERFYESLGNMYKWAVKLIVENELEELYERRCRRMVDATSEIGWGFHDWLREIYEENFER